One Tenebrio molitor chromosome 2, icTenMoli1.1, whole genome shotgun sequence genomic region harbors:
- the LOC138124417 gene encoding uncharacterized protein, giving the protein MRYIGATIILALVLGARAGFLGDSGGHDGGGLELGGGGGHELQSSGGGWDSGWKGVDLSGHDGGSEHHEIPTKTIEHTKPVPIHVVKKIGVPVPHPVGVPVPQVIKVPVPQPYAVRIPVPKPVAVPIYKLVPQEIEKKVPITVEKLIPVYIKKPYKVEIEKHHPVHVNKPYPVHVPVYKHVYHHVPKHGGGGGGGDGGHESGGGGGGGWH; this is encoded by the exons ATGAGATACATT GGTGCGACGATCATCCTCGCTTTGGTGTTGGGAGCCCGAGCCGGCTTCTTGGGCGACTCCGGTGGCCACGATGGCGGCGGTCTGGAGCTgggtggcggcggcggccaCGAGCTGCAGAGCAGCGGCGGCGGCTGGGACAGCGGCTGGAAGGGAGTCGACCTGTCCGGCCACGACGGCGGTAGCGAGCACCACGAGATCCCGACCAAGACCATCGAGCACACCAAGCCCGTGCCCATCCACGTCGTGAAGAAGATCGGGGTGCCGGTGCCGCATCCCGTCGGGGTGCCCGTGCCCCAGGTCATCAAAGTTCCGGTACCGCAGCCTTACGCGGTTCGCATCCCGGTGCCTAAGCCCGTGGCGGTGCCCATCTACAAGCTGGTCCCTCAAGAAATCGAAAAGAAGGTTCCCATTACTGTGGAGAAACTCATCCCGGTCTACATCAAGAAACCTTACAAGGTTGAGATCGAGAAGCACCATCCCGTCCACGTCAACAAACCATACCCCGTGCATGTTCCCGTCTACAAACATGTATACCACCACGTGCCCAAGCACGgaggcggcggcggtggaGGTGATGGCGGACACGAAAgcggtggcggcggcggcggcggatGGCACTAA